A genomic window from Spirochaetota bacterium includes:
- a CDS encoding acyl-CoA dehydrogenase: MSLPDRNNPYSFDDYLEWRNGLDYYADDPFIQRVLRRFAGAADFERLDREARALSKKASFPWRDAADRISWPELRPFMRHYDGHGNRIDRIVRPSDTEKLEDEIFSQGLFSAKTPPLEKLIKMFLIYQNGESCIACPITCTEGLVELLRKFADTPETKGILAHCAEGLDGKFAIGAQYLSEIQGGSDVPSNLLEAEQADGAWRLYGTKFFCSATHADYAVVTAKPRGSESVALFVAPSWLPGMKEREIRNGYTIDRIKWKMGTSELTTAELTFNGALAYPVGPLERGLANVVGIVLTYSRLTVGLSAAAFMTRAVREASGYARFRTAFGLPIGQFPLLAGQIRDAERTAQRTTAGAFRLYGEFLDTLKEKGSDAPEARVRSFCVRELIMLQKITASGDCTDTIRTAMSVFGGHGVMEDFSCLPRLYRDSAVNELWEGPRNVLLTQVHRDFQKARAWLTPSAFVRAALPGRDESVVKALETRMTALVDHQDILGLNEENIRVCREWDAFCGDLFHAYQDAALALVESHA, encoded by the coding sequence ATGTCGCTCCCCGACCGGAACAACCCGTACAGTTTCGACGACTACCTTGAATGGAGAAACGGTCTCGACTACTACGCCGACGATCCCTTCATCCAGCGCGTCCTGCGACGCTTCGCCGGCGCCGCCGATTTCGAGCGCCTCGACCGTGAGGCGAGAGCCCTCTCGAAGAAGGCGTCCTTCCCCTGGCGCGACGCCGCCGACCGGATTTCCTGGCCGGAGCTCCGGCCCTTCATGCGGCATTACGACGGGCACGGAAACCGCATCGACCGGATCGTGCGCCCGTCGGATACGGAGAAACTCGAGGATGAAATATTCTCGCAGGGCCTCTTCTCCGCGAAGACCCCTCCCCTGGAGAAGCTCATCAAGATGTTCCTCATATATCAGAACGGCGAATCCTGCATCGCCTGCCCCATCACCTGCACCGAGGGACTCGTGGAGCTTCTACGCAAATTCGCGGACACGCCGGAGACCAAAGGCATACTCGCGCACTGCGCGGAGGGCCTGGACGGGAAATTCGCGATAGGAGCGCAGTACCTGTCCGAGATCCAGGGCGGTTCTGACGTTCCCTCCAACCTGCTCGAGGCGGAACAGGCGGACGGCGCCTGGCGGTTGTACGGCACGAAGTTCTTCTGTTCGGCGACGCACGCCGATTACGCGGTGGTCACCGCCAAGCCCAGGGGCTCCGAATCCGTGGCGCTCTTCGTGGCCCCGTCCTGGCTCCCCGGCATGAAGGAGCGGGAAATCCGCAACGGGTACACCATCGATCGCATCAAGTGGAAGATGGGCACGAGCGAGCTCACTACCGCCGAGCTTACCTTCAACGGCGCCCTCGCCTACCCCGTGGGCCCGCTCGAGCGCGGCCTCGCGAACGTGGTCGGCATCGTGCTCACCTACTCGCGCCTCACCGTGGGTCTGTCCGCGGCCGCGTTCATGACGAGGGCCGTGCGCGAGGCCTCCGGGTACGCGCGGTTCAGGACCGCGTTCGGGCTCCCCATAGGGCAGTTTCCCCTGCTCGCGGGACAGATCCGCGATGCCGAACGGACCGCACAGAGGACGACGGCGGGAGCATTCCGTCTGTACGGCGAGTTCCTCGATACCCTGAAGGAAAAGGGGTCCGATGCGCCGGAAGCCAGGGTTCGGAGCTTTTGCGTCCGCGAGCTCATCATGCTCCAGAAGATCACCGCTTCCGGCGACTGCACGGACACCATCCGGACCGCGATGTCGGTATTCGGCGGGCATGGGGTCATGGAGGACTTTTCATGCCTTCCCCGCCTCTATCGCGATTCGGCGGTCAACGAGCTCTGGGAGGGACCGCGCAATGTGCTCCTCACCCAGGTGCACCGCGATTTCCAGAAGGCGCGCGCATGGCTCACCCCGTCCGCCTTCGTGCGCGCGGCGCTCCCCGGCCGCGATGAGTCCGTCGTGAAAGCCCTCGAAACGCGCATGACCGCGCTCGTCGATCACCAGGACATACTCGGCCTCAACGAAGAAAACATCCGGGTCTGCCGCGAGTGGGACGCCTTCTGCGGCGATCTCTTCCACGCGTACCAAGACGCTGCGCTGGCGCTGGTGGAATCACACGCCTGA
- a CDS encoding TetR/AcrR family transcriptional regulator, protein MPKDRTLGKLREREREARRALIVDAALRVFATRPFDRASMRDIAAEAGIAASSIYTYFPDQQTLFIEAMTRESAPLIGKLERIVARQQGPAAVEKVTIAFIDFFMEHDSYFRMMTHFMMQGELGEQPARKVSETMRKVFDAFDRLFPGSDARSTRLNSHSYFAALNGILITFRRYPGRSKAELLRHMRQVGKRMAAMASSGARPSRAKG, encoded by the coding sequence ATGCCAAAGGATCGGACGCTTGGAAAACTGCGGGAACGGGAGCGCGAGGCGCGCCGCGCCCTTATCGTGGACGCGGCGCTGCGCGTATTCGCGACGCGGCCCTTCGATCGCGCCAGCATGCGCGATATCGCCGCCGAGGCCGGTATCGCGGCGTCTTCGATCTATACGTATTTCCCCGACCAGCAGACGCTCTTTATTGAAGCGATGACCCGCGAGAGCGCGCCGCTCATAGGGAAATTGGAGAGGATCGTTGCGCGCCAGCAGGGTCCCGCGGCCGTGGAGAAGGTGACGATCGCCTTTATCGATTTCTTCATGGAACACGATTCGTACTTCCGCATGATGACCCATTTCATGATGCAGGGAGAGCTGGGGGAACAGCCGGCGCGGAAGGTGAGCGAAACGATGCGCAAGGTCTTCGACGCGTTCGACAGGCTTTTCCCGGGGAGCGACGCCCGGTCCACGCGGCTCAACTCGCACAGCTATTTCGCCGCCCTGAACGGCATCCTCATCACCTTCCGGCGTTATCCCGGAAGGAGCAAGGCCGAGCTTCTCAGGCACATGCGGCAGGTGGGGAAACGCATGGCCGCGATGGCGAGCTCCGGGGCCCGCCCGTCCCGGGCGAAGGGATGA